ATTCTGGTTCGGTCTGCTATCCCTGTGAGACACTTAACGAAACGATTCGTACTCGCCACCCAAATTTTCCGTAATGGTTTTGGTATTTTGAACCATCATTTTGATATAACTATCGGCAGAACTCCCTTGCGGTCCAATGGAATCAGAATATAACGCCGGTTCTGCCAACTTTACCCCAGCTTCGGTCGCTACAGTCTGAATCAGTTGGGGATTGATGGTGGTTTCGGCAAAAATCGCCGGTGCATCGGTTCGCTTCACCGCTTCCACCAATTGTTGCACGGTTTTGGCACTGGGTTGTTCTTCCGTACTGATACCGATAAGCGTTCCCGTTACTTCCAACCCATAGGCATTGGCATAATATTCAAAAGCATCGTGGGTGGTAATCAATTGCCGATTTTCTTCGGGAATGGTGGCAATTTGCTGTTGGATCCAATTGTGCAGCCGTTCCAGTTCGGTAACCAGTTCGTCAGTATTTTCGACAAACGCCTCTCGGTCTTCCGGGGAAAGTTCTACCAACTCATCGCGAATGGTTTCCACCATGACGATAGCATTTTTGGCACTTCCCCAAATGTGGGGGTCAGGTTCTAGGTTTTCTCCTTCCTCGGATTTTACTTGTAGCGGCGATACGGTTTCGGCAACGGCAACTTTTCTAGCGTTGATGCCAGCGGCGTTGATGAGTTTGATTAAGTTCGGTTCCAAGTTGTAGCCGTTGTACAAGATTAAATCCGCTTGTTCAAAGGCAATGCTGTCTTGGGGAACAGGTTCGTAGATATGCGGGTCGGTACCGGGTTCTAAAATTCCCGACAGTTGGATGTCGTCGCCGCCAACGGTTTCTGCCAGGTCGGTCAAAATGGTGCTGGTGGTAACAACGTTGGGGAGGTCGTTATGGCTGTTGGCAGGGTTGTTGCTGTCGGATTGGGTACAGCCACCCAGCAACACTGGCAGCAAGCACAGTCCTACGGTTAGTTTTTGCGGCAGAGAGGTTGCAAGATAGCGTATGAATGAATTCATTTTTGCTTGGTGTTTTCATAATCTTTTCATTCTTCTATCATATTTTTTTCATTTTTTGGTATATTGAGAGAAGTGGATAAGCTGAGAGGTTTCATGAAGACGTTGACAAACAGGGAAGGGATTGCCATCGACCGGCTGTGGGTCCACTACCGCCATGTAGAGGCTTTGCGGAATATTAACTGCCAGGTGGAAGCCGGTAAGGTGACGGGGATTATTGGTCCTAATGGTGCTGGCAAAAGTACGCTGTTGCAGGCGATGCTGGGGTTGATTCCGGCAAGTCAGGGAAAGGTGATGTACCAGGGACAGCCTTTGCAGGTGCAGTTGAAACGGGTTGCTTACGTTCCTCAGCGATCGCAAATTGATTGGACGTTTCCGGCGACGGTTTGGGATGTGGTGATGATGGGTCGCGTGAAGCATACGGGTTGGTTTCGTCGTTTTTCTAGTGTGAGTCGCCGAATTGCTTTGCAGGCTTTGGAGAGAGTGGGGATGGAAGGCTACCGCAATCGCCGAATTGGCGAACTTTCTGGCGGACAGCAGCAGCGGGTGTTTTTGGCGCGATCGCTGGCGCAACAAGCAAAAATCTTTTTCTTGGACGAACCGTTTGTGGGGGTGGATAAGAAAACAGAGGGGATTTTGTTTGATATATTTCGGGAGTTAGCCGATGAAGGGAAAATTGTGTTAGTGGTCAATCACGATTTGGGCGAAAGTATTACCAATTTTGATAATTTAATTTTATTGAACCAAGA
This window of the Geitlerinema sp. PCC 9228 genome carries:
- a CDS encoding zinc ABC transporter substrate-binding protein — encoded protein: MNSFIRYLATSLPQKLTVGLCLLPVLLGGCTQSDSNNPANSHNDLPNVVTTSTILTDLAETVGGDDIQLSGILEPGTDPHIYEPVPQDSIAFEQADLILYNGYNLEPNLIKLINAAGINARKVAVAETVSPLQVKSEEGENLEPDPHIWGSAKNAIVMVETIRDELVELSPEDREAFVENTDELVTELERLHNWIQQQIATIPEENRQLITTHDAFEYYANAYGLEVTGTLIGISTEEQPSAKTVQQLVEAVKRTDAPAIFAETTINPQLIQTVATEAGVKLAEPALYSDSIGPQGSSADSYIKMMVQNTKTITENLGGEYESFR
- a CDS encoding metal ABC transporter ATP-binding protein, whose amino-acid sequence is MKTLTNREGIAIDRLWVHYRHVEALRNINCQVEAGKVTGIIGPNGAGKSTLLQAMLGLIPASQGKVMYQGQPLQVQLKRVAYVPQRSQIDWTFPATVWDVVMMGRVKHTGWFRRFSSVSRRIALQALERVGMEGYRNRRIGELSGGQQQRVFLARSLAQQAKIFFLDEPFVGVDKKTEGILFDIFRELADEGKIVLVVNHDLGESITNFDNLILLNQDLIASGDRALVLQPENMHRAYGGQVSFFSEQVA